TCACGACCAGTATCAGGACGGCCAGCATCTGAAAAGGGGGGTTATTCCTGGCTGGTGATGAAGGGCAGGTTGCGGTCGTACTGCGAGCGGTCCAGCCCGTAGCCGTACACGAAGGCGTCGGGAATGGTGAAGCCTAGGTACTCGACGGGCACCTCGACCTTGCGGCGGCTGGGCTTGCTGAGCAGCGCGGCGACCTTCAGGCTGGCCGGGCCGCGCCCCTGGAGGTAGTGGATGAGGTAGTTCATGGTGATGCCCGTGTCCACGATGTCGTCGACCAGGATCACGTGGCGGTCGCTGAGCGGAAACTGCAGGTCCTTGACGAGCTTGACCTCACCGCTGCTCTGCTTGGCGTCGCCGTAGCTGCTTGTCTGCATGAAGTCGATGGTGCAGGTCATGCCCAGCGCCCGCA
The DNA window shown above is from Deinococcus sp. Leaf326 and carries:
- the hpt gene encoding hypoxanthine phosphoribosyltransferase, translated to MSLAPGNGPVQISPDQLRARTNELAARIREDYAGKEPHLICVLNGAFMFHTDLVRALGMTCTIDFMQTSSYGDAKQSSGEVKLVKDLQFPLSDRHVILVDDIVDTGITMNYLIHYLQGRGPASLKVAALLSKPSRRKVEVPVEYLGFTIPDAFVYGYGLDRSQYDRNLPFITSQE